From Canis lupus baileyi chromosome 16, mCanLup2.hap1, whole genome shotgun sequence, a single genomic window includes:
- the GALR2 gene encoding galanin receptor type 2 translates to MNGSGGPGAEDAREAGGRDGWQPEAVIVPMLFALIFLVGTVGNALVLAVLLRGGQAVSTTNLFILNLGVADLCFILCCVPFQATIYTLDGWVFGSLLCKAVHFLIFLTMYASSFTLAAVSLDRYLAIRYPLHSRELRTPRNALAAIGLIWGLSLLFSGPYLSYYRQSQLANLTVCHPAWSAPRRRAMDLCTFVFSYLLPMLVLGLTYARTLRYLWRAVDPVAAGSSARRAKRKVTRMIIIVAALFCLCWMPHHALILCVWFGRFPLTPATYALRIFSHLVSYANSCVNPIVYALVSKHFRKGFRKICAGLLRRAPRRASGRVCIAAQGPRGSSVLERESTDLTHVSEAAGASAPVLAPLSSPALSLVPGPSWRDRNAPSGIPTVNAT, encoded by the exons ATGAACGGCTCGGGCGGCCCCGGGGCCGAGGACGCGAGGGAGGCGGGCGGCAGGGACGGCTGGCAGCCCGAGGCGGTTATCGTGCCCATGCTGTTCGCGCTCATCTTCTTGGTGGGCACCGTGGGCAACGCCCTGGTGCTGGCGGTGCTGCTGCGCGGCGGCCAGGCGGTCAGCACCACCAACCTGTTCATCCTCAACCTGGGCGTGGCCGACCTGTGCTTCATCCTGTGCTGCGTGCCCTTCCAGGCCACCATCTACACCCTGGACGGCTGGGTGTTCGGCTCGCTGCTCTGCAAGGCCGTGCACTTCCTCATCTTCCTCACCATGTACGCCAGCAGCTTCACGCTGGCCGCCGTCTCCCTGGACAG ATACCTGGCCATCCGCTACCCGCTGCACTCTCGCGAGCTGCGCACGCCTCGAAACGCGCTGGCTGCCATCGGGCTCATCTGGGGGCTGTCGCTGCTCTTCTCCGGGCCCTACCTGAGTTACTACCGCCAGTCGCAGCTGGCCAACCTGACTGTGTGCCACCCGGCGTGGAGCGCGCCTCGCCGCCGCGCCATGGACCTCTGCACCTTCGTCTTCAGCTACCTGCTGCCCATGCTGGTGCTCGGCCTGACCTACGCGCGCACCCTGCGCTACCTCTGGCGCGCCGTTGACCCGGTGGCCGCGGGCTCCAGCGCCCGGCGCGCCAAGCGCAAGGTGACGCGCATGATCATCATCGTGGCCGCGCTCTTCTGCCTCTGTTGGATGCCTCACCACGCGCTTATCCTCTGCGTGTGGTTCGGCCGCTTCCCGCTTACACCTGCCACGTACGCGCTGCGCATCTTCTCGCACCTGGTCTCCTATGCCAACTCCTGTGTCAACCCCATCGTCTACGCGCTCGTCTCCAAGCACTTCCGCAAGGGCTTCCGCAAGATCTGTGCGGGGCTGCTGCGCCGTGCCCCTCGGAGAGCCTCAGGCCGCGTGTGCATCGCGGCGCAGGGCCCCCGCGGCAGCAGCGTGCTCGAGCGCGAGTCCACCGACCTGACGCACGTGAGCGAGGCGGCCGGGGCCTCCGCCCCTGTGCTGGCGCCTCTCAGCAGCCCGGCCTTGAGCCTGGTGCCCGGCCCGTCCTGGCGGGACCGAAATGCCCCCAGTGGCATCCCGACGGTTAATGCGACCTGA